In a genomic window of Aggregatimonas sangjinii:
- a CDS encoding type IX secretion system membrane protein PorP/SprF, producing the protein MRKTYYLFFIFILGTVFGHAQQDPQYTQYQYNPITVNPGYAGSRGHLTLLSLYRSQWVGLEGSPKTITFGIETPIGLFDGVGLSIIQDELGPATETYFDANYAHQLILNRNGDKLALGIKAGARVFSLDFSKGIRRDADDVRFNENVNGKLLPSIGAGVFYFSSKAYLGLSVPNFFPSEHYDEAIQAEADERMHFNLIGGYVFDINPILKFKPSFFVKQVVGSPVSVDVSTNFLLYETLNLGVNYRWDDSVAAILGFQISPKFNFGYAYDYSINNLNGFNSGSHEIFLRYQLVSRENRLKSPRFF; encoded by the coding sequence ATGCGTAAGACTTATTATTTATTTTTTATCTTTATCCTTGGCACTGTTTTCGGGCATGCTCAACAAGACCCGCAATATACGCAGTATCAGTATAATCCGATAACGGTCAATCCGGGATATGCCGGTTCTAGAGGTCATCTGACCCTACTGTCTTTATATCGAAGTCAGTGGGTAGGTTTAGAGGGGTCTCCAAAAACTATAACGTTTGGTATAGAAACCCCCATAGGCCTTTTTGACGGGGTGGGGCTGTCTATTATTCAAGACGAGTTGGGTCCTGCGACCGAAACCTACTTCGATGCCAATTATGCGCATCAATTGATTTTAAATCGAAACGGAGATAAACTGGCATTGGGCATTAAAGCTGGGGCGCGCGTGTTTAGCCTCGATTTTTCGAAAGGTATACGTCGAGATGCTGACGATGTTCGCTTTAATGAAAACGTGAATGGAAAATTACTGCCCTCAATAGGCGCAGGTGTTTTTTATTTTAGTTCAAAGGCCTATCTCGGACTATCTGTTCCAAATTTTTTCCCTTCGGAACATTATGACGAGGCGATACAGGCAGAAGCGGACGAAAGAATGCATTTTAATCTTATCGGAGGTTATGTTTTTGATATCAACCCGATTCTGAAATTCAAACCCTCGTTCTTTGTAAAACAAGTGGTCGGTTCTCCAGTATCAGTTGATGTTTCGACGAACTTTTTATTATACGAAACGCTAAATTTAGGCGTTAACTATAGATGGGACGACTCGGTTGCGGCAATTTTAGGCTTTCAAATATCGCCGAAATTTAACTTCGGTTATGCCTATGACTACTCCATTAATAATTTGAATGGCTTTAATTCCGGATCACATGAAATTTTTCTTAGATACCAATTGGTATCAAGAGAAAATAGACTCAAATCCCCTAGATTTTTCTAA
- a CDS encoding OmpA family protein: MKRLLSCGFLLFSFFVGAQDLPDDLLNPTATAGFVSTAETTEFSPDTGMLLEREETFSEAADKNGIAHRTFDDITSAEDGFYVINAVLSKTRNLKRTVKKLNKKGFDAGFIKHQDNGLHYVYLNHYTDWKKAIAAVNSDFDGKYKDDVWILKVEKDMVQTATIEQDAAETTTTSKETATAGSNDSNVDLDQVSYGMLSNAEAETKEVPLVYTGTNKSKLIQKADSYFDKMWYAEAAELYEQALSKGKENYTVDIIQKAADAHYFNTNMEKAYEWYNILYEQQGKDFSTDNTFRYSHALKGTGKYGRAKRLMRLYNKKMSRGEGETVDLSSNEALPNEIILDNILAATPSFEIKNLAINTEYSEFSPMFLDTTEIVFASAKDSSFLKTRKYKWNDQPYLDLYVAKINEETQDLKDALKFSKKINTKYHEASVTFSPDNTTMYFTRNNFGKKLKRDKNGVNHLKIYVSNKVDGEWEEAREVSFNSDDYSTGHPALSPDGKKLYFVSDMPGSIGQTDIFVVDVLEGGQFSEPKNLGPNINTEQREMFPFINEEKLFFASDGHVGLGGLDIYEVAIDEEKGFLDVVNMGKPINSNKDDFSYIANKNSLKGFFASNRKGGKGDDDIYSFERIVPEKVAENLNAIAGVVTELVSGELMPKTMVELLDENGIKLKEMETAEDGSFMFEDLDSNTKYVLRTKKGEYFENEVPVTSKDNELVNQNVSLKRLEEMIALEEGIKKLKTEMIFFDFDKSYIRNDAATELNKLVEVMTEYPTMVIKIESHTDSRGSAQYNKYLSDKRAKSTRDYIISQGIDAGRIQSANGYGEEMLLNECNGRVRCTEEQHFRNRRSEFIIVNM; this comes from the coding sequence ATGAAACGATTACTTAGCTGCGGTTTTTTACTCTTTAGCTTTTTTGTTGGTGCGCAGGATTTACCTGACGATTTATTGAATCCTACCGCGACAGCAGGTTTTGTTAGTACTGCGGAGACAACTGAATTTAGTCCAGATACGGGTATGCTCTTAGAAAGGGAGGAGACGTTCTCGGAAGCTGCCGATAAGAACGGTATCGCCCATAGGACGTTCGATGATATTACTAGCGCGGAAGATGGTTTCTACGTAATCAATGCTGTGCTTAGTAAAACCAGGAATCTGAAGAGAACGGTTAAAAAATTGAACAAAAAAGGTTTTGATGCAGGATTTATAAAGCATCAGGACAACGGATTACATTACGTTTATCTGAATCATTACACCGATTGGAAAAAAGCTATCGCAGCTGTAAATTCAGATTTCGATGGAAAATACAAAGATGACGTCTGGATTTTAAAAGTGGAGAAGGATATGGTACAAACCGCTACCATTGAACAGGACGCTGCCGAGACAACTACTACTTCGAAGGAGACGGCTACTGCCGGTTCAAATGACTCGAATGTTGATCTGGACCAAGTCTCTTATGGGATGTTAAGCAATGCTGAAGCCGAAACCAAGGAAGTACCGTTGGTCTACACCGGAACGAACAAGAGTAAATTGATTCAAAAAGCGGATAGTTACTTCGACAAAATGTGGTACGCCGAGGCTGCCGAACTATACGAACAAGCCCTTAGTAAGGGAAAGGAAAACTACACTGTTGATATTATTCAAAAAGCCGCAGATGCCCACTATTTTAATACCAATATGGAAAAGGCCTATGAATGGTACAACATACTATACGAACAGCAGGGCAAAGATTTCTCAACAGATAATACCTTTCGGTATTCGCATGCGTTAAAAGGAACAGGTAAATACGGTCGTGCCAAAAGATTGATGCGCCTATACAATAAGAAGATGAGCCGGGGCGAAGGAGAAACCGTTGATTTGAGCTCAAACGAGGCACTACCCAACGAGATTATCTTGGATAATATTCTTGCGGCGACCCCTAGTTTCGAAATTAAGAATTTGGCCATCAATACGGAATACTCCGAATTTTCACCAATGTTCTTGGATACGACCGAAATCGTTTTTGCCTCGGCAAAGGATTCTTCCTTCCTAAAGACTAGAAAATACAAATGGAACGACCAACCCTACCTTGACCTTTATGTAGCCAAAATAAACGAGGAGACCCAAGATTTAAAAGATGCCCTTAAGTTTTCGAAAAAAATAAATACGAAGTATCATGAGGCCTCGGTTACCTTTTCGCCCGATAATACTACCATGTATTTTACCCGTAACAACTTCGGAAAAAAATTGAAACGAGATAAAAATGGCGTAAATCACCTAAAAATTTACGTTTCCAATAAGGTAGATGGGGAATGGGAAGAAGCCAGAGAAGTTTCCTTTAACAGCGATGACTATTCGACGGGACACCCGGCACTAAGTCCTGATGGTAAGAAATTGTATTTTGTTTCGGATATGCCCGGTAGTATTGGCCAGACGGATATTTTTGTGGTAGACGTGCTGGAAGGTGGGCAATTTTCCGAACCGAAAAACCTTGGCCCGAATATCAATACGGAACAAAGGGAAATGTTTCCTTTTATCAATGAAGAAAAATTATTCTTTGCTTCTGACGGTCATGTCGGCCTTGGTGGGCTAGATATATATGAAGTCGCCATTGACGAAGAAAAAGGCTTTTTAGACGTTGTGAACATGGGCAAGCCTATTAATAGCAACAAAGATGATTTCTCCTATATCGCCAACAAGAATAGCTTAAAAGGCTTTTTCGCCTCGAACCGTAAAGGGGGCAAAGGGGATGACGATATTTATTCCTTTGAACGCATTGTTCCGGAAAAAGTGGCCGAGAACCTGAACGCTATTGCAGGCGTGGTTACCGAATTGGTCTCCGGTGAATTGATGCCAAAAACCATGGTAGAATTATTGGACGAAAATGGTATCAAATTAAAAGAAATGGAAACTGCCGAAGATGGTAGTTTTATGTTCGAAGACTTGGATAGCAACACCAAATATGTCCTCAGGACAAAGAAAGGGGAGTATTTCGAAAATGAAGTACCCGTAACCTCCAAAGACAACGAATTGGTCAACCAAAATGTATCTCTCAAACGTCTCGAGGAGATGATTGCCTTAGAGGAGGGTATTAAAAAATTAAAGACGGAAATGATCTTCTTCGATTTTGACAAATCGTACATCAGAAATGATGCTGCTACCGAATTGAACAAATTGGTGGAGGTCATGACAGAGTACCCTACCATGGTTATCAAAATCGAATCCCATACCGACTCGCGAGGTTCGGCCCAATACAACAAGTACCTCTCCGACAAGCGTGCAAAATCTACAAGGGACTATATCATTTCGCAAGGTATAGATGCCGGTAGAATTCAAAGTGCCAACGGATATGGTGAAGAGATGCTCTTGAACGAATGTAACGGTCGTGTACGCTGTACGGAAGAGCAACATTTTAGAAATAGACGTTCCGAATTCATTATCGTGAACATGTAG
- a CDS encoding DUF4837 family protein, with product MNLVRTLLFSVVFFVFSCQEGGSKKSYLPASTGPINSLVVVMDSELWKGEVGDKVREYFAAPEVGLIWAEPLFSINHFPPQVFSGVTRQSRSILYVQKDTLDIGHLKADMYASPQRVGVVKGRTNDEIMANLDENAPEMIAAFKKLEIGEVQKRFLRSLNKEGVLEEKFGIAMDIPSIYRVGKREDNFVWIDRQILEGTLNIIAYTMPEDAFQNDSTLVRDIVRMRDSIGETYIPGADIPGKVTYMRTDPGFAPHIFPAELAGKKAIEVRGIWDIKNYAMAGTFLTYIVDDPANKRKLVIEGFAFAPATEKRDYMFELEAILRTLKFTR from the coding sequence ATGAATCTTGTTCGAACACTTTTATTTTCGGTAGTATTTTTCGTCTTTTCCTGTCAAGAGGGCGGCTCTAAAAAAAGCTACCTTCCGGCCAGTACCGGCCCGATTAATTCCTTGGTCGTCGTCATGGATAGCGAGCTTTGGAAAGGTGAGGTAGGAGATAAGGTACGGGAGTATTTCGCTGCACCCGAGGTAGGCCTTATTTGGGCCGAACCCTTGTTTAGTATCAACCACTTTCCACCACAGGTCTTTAGCGGTGTCACGAGACAATCACGTTCCATACTATACGTACAGAAAGACACCTTGGATATTGGCCACCTCAAAGCCGATATGTACGCTTCTCCGCAGCGGGTAGGTGTGGTCAAAGGCCGGACAAATGATGAGATTATGGCCAATTTGGATGAAAATGCGCCAGAAATGATAGCGGCTTTTAAAAAGTTGGAAATCGGAGAGGTTCAGAAACGGTTCTTGCGTTCGTTGAACAAAGAAGGGGTGCTAGAGGAAAAATTTGGTATTGCAATGGACATCCCTTCCATTTACAGGGTTGGAAAACGGGAGGATAATTTTGTCTGGATCGATCGTCAAATATTGGAAGGCACTTTGAATATCATTGCTTATACCATGCCCGAGGATGCCTTTCAAAACGACTCTACCCTCGTCAGGGATATTGTGAGAATGCGCGACTCTATCGGGGAAACCTATATTCCAGGCGCTGACATACCGGGAAAGGTAACCTACATGCGTACCGATCCGGGCTTTGCACCGCATATATTCCCCGCTGAGCTGGCAGGAAAAAAAGCGATAGAGGTACGGGGTATTTGGGATATTAAAAATTACGCGATGGCAGGTACCTTTCTGACCTACATTGTTGATGACCCCGCAAACAAGCGCAAACTAGTGATTGAAGGCTTTGCTTTCGCGCCAGCTACCGAGAAAAGGGATTATATGTTTGAGTTGGAAGCGATTTTAAGGACATTGAAGTTTACCCGATAA
- a CDS encoding LysM peptidoglycan-binding domain-containing protein, which yields MITRKKNPLIFLLLLGFGFVVFAQQKDTLSQKANELKTVKAENISLDTLSIDMQGLEQMEEMQSAVPFEDMPLSFTQERDKNKYGLQDHQKAAEYDSLWMKELYEAAALFDDMYDEVASLDANVKNDTEAYILELPTDTLKARLEKLNQKTPFNVAYNASLESVIRSFLKRKSGLMERMITVSQFYFPLFEQQLDNYDIPIEMKYLAIVESALNPRARSRVGATGLWQFMYGTGKMYKLDVNSYVDERRDPIKATEAACKYLSKLYGIFGDWDLALAAYNSGPGNVNKAIRRSGGYTNYWNIRRNLPRETAGYVPAFLATMYLFEYAEEHGLSRKKADRPYFVTDTVRVKSMITFDQISKLTDVSVKELELLNPSYKLNVIPYVDGEDYALRLPKDAIGKFVANETQIYAFVKKELESKESPLPKLVAQAEKDRIRYKVRSGDFLGKIAERYGVRVSQIKQWNGLRSNNLRIGQRLTIYPRNRGGVVSKKATASVSQQNFPPGTKLHTVRSGDSLWTISRKYPGISVENLKKWNGISGKNLKPGTKLKLCECPS from the coding sequence ATGATAACTAGAAAAAAAAATCCCCTCATTTTTTTACTATTGCTGGGCTTCGGCTTTGTGGTTTTCGCCCAACAAAAGGATACGCTCTCCCAAAAAGCCAATGAACTCAAGACTGTAAAGGCCGAGAACATTTCCTTGGACACTTTGTCAATCGATATGCAAGGCTTGGAACAGATGGAAGAAATGCAATCCGCAGTTCCTTTCGAGGATATGCCGCTTTCTTTCACACAGGAACGGGATAAGAATAAATATGGACTCCAGGATCATCAAAAGGCCGCAGAATACGATAGCCTTTGGATGAAGGAATTGTACGAGGCCGCTGCGCTTTTTGATGATATGTATGATGAGGTGGCGAGTCTCGATGCCAATGTCAAGAACGACACGGAAGCCTATATCTTAGAGCTCCCAACGGATACGTTAAAGGCGCGTTTGGAGAAATTGAATCAAAAGACACCGTTTAACGTGGCGTACAATGCTTCTTTGGAAAGTGTTATACGATCATTCCTTAAGCGTAAGAGTGGTTTAATGGAGCGGATGATTACCGTAAGCCAGTTCTATTTCCCTTTGTTCGAACAGCAATTGGACAATTACGATATTCCGATCGAGATGAAATACCTCGCTATCGTCGAATCCGCTTTGAATCCGCGGGCAAGGTCCAGAGTTGGTGCGACCGGTCTTTGGCAATTCATGTACGGCACCGGGAAAATGTACAAGTTGGATGTGAATAGCTACGTAGACGAGCGTCGCGACCCCATTAAGGCCACAGAGGCAGCTTGCAAATACCTTTCAAAGCTCTACGGGATCTTTGGCGATTGGGATTTGGCGTTGGCAGCGTATAACTCTGGCCCTGGCAACGTGAATAAGGCGATAAGACGATCGGGAGGGTACACCAACTATTGGAACATACGCCGCAATTTACCCCGTGAAACGGCAGGATACGTCCCAGCTTTCTTGGCAACGATGTATCTGTTCGAATATGCCGAGGAGCACGGTCTTAGCCGCAAAAAGGCTGATCGGCCGTACTTCGTTACCGACACTGTACGGGTGAAGAGCATGATCACTTTCGATCAGATTTCAAAATTGACCGATGTGAGTGTAAAGGAACTGGAACTTCTTAATCCTTCCTATAAGTTGAACGTTATTCCCTATGTAGACGGTGAAGACTACGCCCTGCGCTTGCCGAAGGATGCCATAGGCAAATTTGTAGCGAACGAAACTCAGATTTACGCCTTTGTAAAAAAGGAATTGGAAAGTAAGGAGAGTCCCTTGCCGAAATTGGTCGCCCAAGCTGAAAAAGATAGAATCCGGTACAAAGTGCGTAGTGGCGATTTTCTAGGTAAGATCGCAGAACGCTATGGCGTTCGAGTAAGTCAAATAAAGCAGTGGAACGGACTTCGCAGCAATAATTTGCGCATAGGGCAACGCTTGACCATTTATCCGAGAAATCGGGGCGGAGTCGTAAGCAAAAAGGCGACAGCATCGGTAAGTCAACAGAACTTTCCACCGGGAACTAAATTGCATACGGTGCGCAGCGGCGACTCGCTTTGGACCATTTCAAGAAAATATCCAGGAATTTCCGTAGAGAATTTGAAAAAGTGGAACGGTATTAGTGGTAAGAACCTCAAACCGGGTACCAAACTAAAATTGTGCGAGTGCCCATCTTAA
- a CDS encoding phosphoglycerate kinase, which translates to MKTINDFNFENKTALIRVDFNVPLDGDFNVADTNRIEAAKPTIMKVLEDGGSAVLMSHLGRPNGQKNPDMSLKHIRSTVSEILGVKVNFVEDCVGAVAEKAVADLQPGEVLLLENLRFYSAETAGDKAFAEQLAKMGDIYVNDAFGTAHRAHASTTVVATFFSQKKCFGFLLAKEIEAIEKVMRTGEKPVLAILGGAKVSSKITIIENILDKVDHLIIGGGMTYTFVKANGGQVGDSICEDDKMDLALDILKQAKKKGVEVHIPVDVLAANDFANDADTQIVDVDKIPDGWQGLDAGPRTLERFREVITQCKTILWNGPVGVFEMENFAKGTIAVGNAIDEATRNGAFSLVGGGDSVAAVKQFGFEEKVSYVSTGGGAMLESLEGKSLPGIAAILAE; encoded by the coding sequence ATGAAAACCATCAACGATTTTAACTTCGAAAATAAAACAGCCCTTATCCGCGTAGATTTCAATGTTCCTTTGGACGGCGATTTTAATGTTGCCGATACCAACCGTATCGAAGCGGCCAAACCGACCATTATGAAAGTTCTGGAGGATGGTGGCAGTGCCGTACTGATGTCACATCTGGGCAGACCAAACGGGCAAAAGAACCCTGATATGTCTTTAAAGCATATCCGAAGCACCGTTTCGGAAATCCTCGGGGTTAAGGTGAACTTCGTTGAGGATTGTGTGGGCGCGGTGGCTGAAAAGGCCGTAGCCGACCTGCAACCGGGAGAAGTATTGTTGTTAGAGAACCTTCGTTTTTATAGCGCCGAAACAGCGGGTGATAAGGCCTTTGCCGAACAACTCGCAAAAATGGGCGATATATATGTCAACGACGCTTTTGGAACGGCGCATCGTGCACACGCTTCTACGACTGTAGTGGCCACCTTCTTTTCGCAAAAGAAGTGTTTTGGATTCCTCTTGGCCAAGGAAATCGAGGCGATTGAAAAGGTCATGCGAACTGGTGAGAAACCGGTCTTGGCGATTTTGGGCGGGGCAAAAGTATCCTCTAAAATAACTATTATAGAAAATATTTTGGACAAAGTTGACCACCTCATCATCGGTGGTGGAATGACCTACACCTTCGTTAAGGCCAATGGCGGTCAAGTAGGCGATTCAATTTGTGAGGACGATAAAATGGACTTGGCTTTGGATATCCTGAAACAGGCCAAAAAAAAGGGTGTAGAGGTGCATATTCCCGTCGATGTACTTGCGGCGAACGATTTCGCCAATGACGCGGATACGCAAATAGTGGATGTCGATAAAATTCCGGACGGGTGGCAGGGTCTGGATGCCGGACCACGTACTTTGGAGCGCTTCAGAGAGGTGATTACCCAATGCAAGACCATTTTATGGAACGGTCCCGTTGGCGTATTCGAGATGGAAAATTTCGCCAAGGGTACGATAGCGGTTGGAAACGCCATTGACGAGGCAACCCGAAATGGCGCATTTTCTTTAGTGGGTGGCGGCGATTCGGTCGCGGCGGTGAAGCAATTCGGTTTCGAGGAAAAAGTAAGCTACGTATCTACAGGAGGGGGCGCCATGTTGGAAAGTCTGGAGGGGAAAAGCCTGCCCGGAATTGCCGCAATATTAGCAGAGTAA
- a CDS encoding ATP-binding protein, with amino-acid sequence MLFKDILGLSHIKNHLATSAESGRISHAQLFVGPEGSGTLPLAIAYAQYVICGNSGGENSGGNEACNLKFGSISHPDMHFAFPVANGEKVKSHAVSNHYMQEWRRFVLEQPYGNLFDWYRLVGIEKKQGQIGVDEAQDIVKKLSLKSYEGGYKVMLIWMAEKMNGAAANKLLKLLEEPPEKTVFILIVEDEEQLLQTIRSRCQILHLPPLSEDAISDALKGLGLAESEAMRLAHEANGNFNKALDLKNNDSEDLVFEKWFVQWVRSAFKAKGNKGAIHELLMWGNEVAATGRETQKKFLHYCIAVIRQALLINYNAKDLAYMRIHVDGFQLEKFAPFVHENNILDLTQELEDAIYHVERNGNSKLIFTDLSIKLTRLLHRKPSAPTPSVSS; translated from the coding sequence ATGCTGTTCAAAGACATTCTAGGGCTTTCGCATATCAAAAACCACTTGGCGACCAGTGCCGAATCAGGACGTATTTCCCATGCACAATTATTCGTTGGTCCGGAAGGTTCCGGCACTTTACCCCTGGCAATAGCATATGCCCAATACGTTATCTGTGGAAACTCTGGAGGGGAAAATTCGGGAGGCAATGAAGCGTGTAATCTAAAATTTGGTTCGATTTCCCATCCGGATATGCACTTTGCTTTTCCGGTCGCGAATGGCGAAAAAGTAAAAAGCCATGCCGTGAGCAATCACTACATGCAGGAGTGGCGCAGATTTGTTTTGGAGCAACCGTACGGCAATCTTTTCGATTGGTACCGACTAGTCGGTATTGAGAAAAAACAGGGACAGATCGGCGTTGACGAGGCGCAGGATATCGTCAAAAAACTTTCGCTTAAGTCGTACGAGGGCGGATACAAGGTCATGCTCATTTGGATGGCGGAAAAAATGAACGGAGCCGCCGCCAACAAGCTGCTTAAGCTATTGGAGGAACCTCCGGAAAAGACAGTCTTTATTCTCATCGTAGAGGACGAGGAACAGCTGTTACAGACCATCCGGTCTAGATGCCAAATCCTACATTTACCACCTTTGTCCGAAGACGCCATAAGTGATGCTTTGAAGGGCCTTGGGCTAGCGGAGTCGGAAGCCATGCGTTTGGCGCATGAAGCGAACGGTAATTTTAATAAGGCACTCGATTTAAAGAACAACGACTCTGAGGATTTGGTCTTCGAGAAGTGGTTTGTGCAATGGGTGCGAAGTGCGTTCAAGGCCAAAGGAAACAAAGGGGCGATCCACGAATTATTGATGTGGGGCAATGAAGTTGCCGCGACGGGCAGGGAAACCCAAAAGAAATTTTTACACTATTGCATCGCTGTAATCCGACAGGCTTTATTGATCAATTATAATGCAAAGGATTTGGCCTATATGCGCATTCATGTTGATGGATTTCAATTGGAGAAATTCGCACCCTTTGTACACGAAAACAATATTCTAGACCTTACCCAAGAATTGGAAGATGCCATTTACCATGTCGAGCGAAACGGAAATTCAAAGTTGATTTTTACGGACCTCTCTATTAAATTGACACGCCTACTCCATAGAAAGCCAAGCGCGCCCACACCATCTGTAAGTAGCTAA
- a CDS encoding DoxX family protein has product MESILKNATEILLLLFLIITFLQSGIDKVFDWRGNLTWLKSHFEGTPLTGLVPFLLFTVLLVEMIAAILCLVGLYQLTVLGKSSIAFYGAIMSCVSLLMLLFGQRMAKDYEGAKTIAVYFVPAIFLVYLLQG; this is encoded by the coding sequence ATGGAAAGTATACTGAAAAATGCCACTGAAATTCTGCTGTTATTGTTCTTGATCATCACTTTTCTACAAAGTGGTATTGACAAGGTATTCGACTGGAGAGGAAATCTTACATGGCTAAAAAGCCATTTTGAGGGTACGCCACTTACAGGTTTGGTTCCCTTTTTGTTGTTTACGGTGCTTTTGGTTGAAATGATCGCGGCTATCCTTTGTTTGGTGGGACTTTATCAACTAACGGTTCTGGGCAAATCTTCAATCGCATTTTATGGGGCGATCATGTCCTGCGTGTCGTTATTGATGCTGTTGTTCGGACAGCGGATGGCGAAGGATTATGAAGGGGCCAAAACCATTGCCGTCTATTTTGTACCTGCTATCTTTCTGGTATATTTACTTCAGGGCTAA
- a CDS encoding OmpH family outer membrane protein → MKKWILVVLVLGAVSCTQEKIGYVDNVVLMDKYQEKMDIEADFKVKLEALTKKRDSISQGFQLEMQAFQAKAQKMNQAKAQEEYAMMQQKGQFMGQQLQQEDQSLQAQGQTEMDTLVKKVKKEIKAYGKANGYTYILGGGDGGSVLYGTEANDLTDEILKILNDKYKK, encoded by the coding sequence ATGAAAAAATGGATTTTAGTGGTATTGGTGCTGGGGGCAGTATCCTGTACGCAGGAAAAAATAGGTTATGTAGATAACGTAGTCTTGATGGACAAGTACCAAGAGAAGATGGATATTGAAGCGGACTTCAAAGTCAAACTGGAAGCGTTGACGAAAAAACGTGACAGTATTTCCCAAGGGTTTCAGTTAGAGATGCAAGCCTTTCAAGCCAAAGCTCAGAAAATGAACCAGGCAAAAGCCCAGGAAGAATATGCCATGATGCAACAAAAAGGACAGTTTATGGGCCAACAGTTGCAACAAGAAGACCAAAGTTTACAGGCACAAGGACAAACTGAAATGGATACTTTGGTCAAGAAAGTGAAAAAAGAAATCAAGGCATACGGTAAGGCCAACGGGTATACCTACATACTTGGTGGCGGAGATGGGGGTAGTGTTTTGTATGGCACGGAAGCCAACGACCTTACCGATGAGATTCTAAAAATCTTGAACGACAAGTACAAGAAATAA
- a CDS encoding class I SAM-dependent methyltransferase yields MKSYLKTKDHSVSGEHFELLFDADLELLVTHPQPKDLGKYYESESYISHTDSSTSLIDKIYQIVKRYSLSKKGRLISQYAKNEKTLLDFGAGTGDFLLTAKNENWTVTGVEPHIGARAKSSEKGIALLEDISEIKSGKFEVITLWHVLEHLPDLNKQIEALVGKLEQEGTLIIAVPNFKSHDARHYKNFWAAYDVPRHLWHFSKKAIEKLFEPHDMKIIAVRPMLFDAFYVSLLSEKYKTGRQNYLKAFYRGLFSNMKAMRSKEHSSLIYILQKA; encoded by the coding sequence ATGAAGTCGTATTTAAAAACTAAGGATCATTCCGTTTCGGGCGAACATTTTGAACTATTGTTCGATGCCGATCTAGAGCTGTTGGTTACACATCCGCAACCGAAAGATTTGGGCAAGTATTATGAAAGTGAGTCCTACATTTCGCATACCGATTCCAGTACATCCCTTATCGATAAAATATACCAGATTGTAAAGCGCTATAGTCTTTCCAAAAAAGGACGTCTGATTTCCCAATACGCCAAAAATGAAAAAACGCTATTGGATTTCGGTGCAGGCACGGGAGACTTTTTATTGACCGCCAAAAATGAAAATTGGACGGTTACCGGTGTGGAACCTCATATTGGTGCGAGAGCGAAATCCTCCGAGAAAGGGATTGCTTTGTTAGAAGATATATCCGAAATCAAATCGGGGAAATTTGAGGTGATTACGCTTTGGCATGTGTTGGAACATTTGCCCGATCTCAACAAGCAGATCGAAGCGCTTGTGGGAAAATTGGAGCAGGAGGGAACTTTGATCATCGCCGTTCCAAATTTTAAATCGCATGATGCCCGGCATTACAAAAATTTCTGGGCGGCCTACGACGTGCCACGACACCTTTGGCATTTTTCGAAAAAGGCCATTGAGAAATTATTCGAACCCCATGATATGAAAATCATTGCAGTTCGACCGATGCTTTTCGACGCCTTTTATGTGAGCCTACTTTCAGAGAAATACAAAACGGGGCGACAGAATTATCTAAAGGCATTTTATCGTGGATTATTTTCCAATATGAAAGCGATGCGCAGCAAAGAGCACTCTTCCCTCATTTATATACTTCAAAAGGCCTAA